In the Piscinibacter sp. XHJ-5 genome, one interval contains:
- the ugpC gene encoding sn-glycerol-3-phosphate ABC transporter ATP-binding protein UgpC: protein MATVSFQNIQKSFGTTKVIHGIDFDIDEGEFMVLVGPSGCGKSTLLRMLAGLEEINEGTIAIDGKVVNEVESKDRDIAMVFQSYALYPHMTVADNMGFSLRLRRADAGLIGERVAHAAKILNLEPYLHRFPRELSGGQRQRVAMGRAIVRDPKVFLFDEPLSNLDAKLRVAMRSEIKALHQRLRTTTVYVTHDQVEAMTMADRIVVMQDGRIEQIGSPLALYDRPDNLFVAQFIGSPAMNVVQGTLRRGGGGALHVEAEGGVRWPLNGHGGADGQRVVYGVRPEHLSLGGADAPVQAQVIVVEPTGAETELLVQVGSAQVIVVLHGRTQVQPGDRVGLTIDIDRVHLFDAGTQLAQRA from the coding sequence ATGGCCACCGTCTCCTTCCAGAACATCCAGAAGTCCTTCGGCACCACGAAGGTGATCCACGGCATCGACTTCGACATCGACGAAGGCGAGTTCATGGTCCTCGTGGGCCCGTCGGGCTGCGGCAAGTCGACGCTGCTGCGCATGCTGGCCGGCCTGGAGGAGATCAACGAGGGCACGATCGCCATCGACGGCAAGGTGGTCAACGAGGTGGAGTCCAAGGACCGCGACATCGCGATGGTGTTCCAGAGCTACGCGCTGTACCCGCACATGACGGTGGCCGACAACATGGGCTTCAGCCTGCGACTGCGGCGAGCCGATGCCGGGTTGATCGGCGAGCGCGTCGCGCACGCGGCGAAGATCCTCAACCTCGAGCCCTACCTGCACCGCTTCCCGCGGGAGCTGTCGGGAGGCCAGCGGCAGCGGGTGGCGATGGGTCGCGCGATCGTGCGCGACCCCAAGGTGTTCCTGTTCGATGAGCCGCTGTCCAACCTGGACGCCAAGCTGCGCGTCGCGATGCGCTCGGAAATCAAGGCGCTGCACCAGCGGTTGCGGACCACCACCGTCTACGTGACGCACGACCAGGTCGAGGCGATGACGATGGCCGACCGCATCGTCGTCATGCAGGACGGCCGCATCGAGCAGATCGGCTCGCCGCTCGCGCTGTACGACCGGCCCGACAACCTGTTCGTCGCGCAGTTCATCGGCTCGCCGGCGATGAACGTCGTGCAGGGCACGCTGCGGCGCGGCGGCGGCGGCGCCCTCCATGTCGAGGCCGAAGGCGGCGTGCGCTGGCCGCTCAACGGCCACGGCGGCGCCGATGGCCAGCGCGTGGTGTACGGCGTGCGGCCGGAACACCTGTCGCTGGGCGGCGCCGATGCGCCGGTGCAGGCCCAAGTCATCGTCGTGGAGCCCACGGGCGCCGAAACCGAGCTGCTGGTGCAGGTGGGCAGCGCGCAGGTCATCGTCGTGCTGCACGGCCGGACGCAGGTCCAGCCGGGCGATCGGGTCGGGCTGACGATCGACATCGATCGCGTGCATCTGTTCGACGCCGGCACCCAGCTGGCCCAACGCGCGTAG
- a CDS encoding crosslink repair DNA glycosylase YcaQ family protein has protein sequence MPTLTLDDLRRYAVSRSLFTPTTLPRAITKLGFIQADPIRAPARAQDLTLRHRVRDYRAGDLEQRYPRLPIEEDYFVNYGFVTRNVQALMHPRTATAVWDSATKRLAAAVLDFIRERGEVHPREVDATFAHGRVTNYWGGSSSATTRLLDGMHYRGLLRVVRRESGIRIYAAHEHPPHEEDARTRLDALIDVVVAKYAPLPAGTLVTLVRFLRSGAPQWRNELGPALQRAKQRLAHHRIDGIDWYWPAHERPMSARHAPSDEARLLAPFDPIVWDRRRFELFWQWAYRFEAYTPAPRRKLGYYALPLLWRDAVIGWANVSVKDGALDAGMGYVAGRAPRERAFRAALDDELDRFAVFLNL, from the coding sequence ATGCCCACCCTGACGCTCGACGACCTGCGCCGCTACGCCGTCTCGCGCAGCCTCTTCACGCCGACGACGCTGCCGCGCGCCATCACGAAGCTCGGCTTCATCCAGGCCGATCCGATCCGGGCGCCGGCGCGCGCCCAGGACCTGACGCTGCGGCACCGCGTGAGGGACTATCGGGCCGGCGATCTGGAACAACGTTATCCGCGGCTGCCCATCGAGGAGGATTACTTCGTCAACTACGGCTTCGTGACGCGCAACGTCCAGGCGCTCATGCATCCGCGCACCGCCACCGCGGTGTGGGACAGCGCGACGAAAAGACTCGCGGCGGCAGTGCTCGATTTCATCCGCGAGCGGGGCGAGGTGCATCCGCGGGAGGTCGACGCGACATTCGCTCACGGGCGCGTCACCAACTACTGGGGCGGCTCGTCGAGCGCGACGACGCGCCTGCTCGACGGCATGCACTATCGCGGCCTGCTGCGCGTCGTGCGGCGCGAGAGCGGCATCCGCATCTACGCGGCGCACGAGCATCCGCCGCACGAGGAAGATGCGCGGACGCGGCTCGATGCACTGATCGACGTGGTGGTCGCCAAGTACGCGCCGCTGCCGGCAGGTACGCTGGTCACGCTGGTGCGCTTTCTGCGATCGGGCGCGCCGCAGTGGCGCAACGAGCTGGGGCCGGCGCTGCAGCGGGCCAAGCAGCGGCTCGCACACCACCGCATCGACGGCATCGACTGGTACTGGCCGGCACACGAGCGACCGATGTCGGCACGCCACGCACCGAGCGACGAGGCGCGCTTGCTCGCGCCCTTCGATCCCATCGTCTGGGACCGCCGCCGCTTCGAGCTGTTCTGGCAATGGGCCTACCGCTTCGAGGCCTACACGCCGGCGCCGCGTCGCAAGCTCGGCTACTACGCGCTGCCACTGCTGTGGCGCGACGCGGTGATCGGGTGGGCGAACGTGTCGGTGAAGGACGGCGCGCTGGATGCGGGCATGGGATACGTGGCCGGACGTGCCCCGCGAGAGCGGGCGTTCCGCGCCGCGCTGGACGACGAACTGGACCGCTTCGCCGTGTTCCTGAACCTGTAG
- a CDS encoding carbohydrate ABC transporter permease: MKLTRRRITNEAKLLLIGVPVLLWTLLPIYHLFLFAISPKESAFAGKLWPDHPTLGNFARVFGQKHYFLEHFWLQMWNSLLIAVAVGAATLVIATFAAFAISRLRVRGGRWVMNLALFTYFIPAAFLAVPMYKTMGNYGLLNKQASLILAMITIATPYAIWVLKQASDKLPLELDEAARIDGASPWQLFRLVYLPLMTPSMVAVGTYALLLAWNEYLYAFLLLSNDRSVTLAVALGNFLAADDSPWELLMTTGLIYALPPAAIYYAFKRYMVSGLTAGAVKS; the protein is encoded by the coding sequence ATGAAGCTGACCCGCCGCCGCATCACCAACGAAGCGAAGCTGCTGCTGATCGGCGTCCCGGTCCTGCTGTGGACGCTGCTGCCGATCTACCACCTGTTCCTGTTCGCGATCTCGCCGAAGGAGTCGGCCTTCGCCGGCAAGCTGTGGCCCGACCACCCCACGCTCGGAAACTTCGCGCGGGTGTTCGGGCAGAAGCACTACTTCCTCGAGCACTTCTGGCTGCAGATGTGGAACTCCCTGCTGATCGCGGTGGCGGTCGGCGCCGCGACGCTGGTGATCGCGACCTTCGCCGCCTTCGCGATCAGCCGGCTCAGGGTGCGCGGCGGCCGCTGGGTGATGAACCTGGCGCTGTTCACCTACTTCATCCCGGCGGCGTTTCTCGCCGTGCCCATGTACAAGACCATGGGCAACTACGGACTGCTGAACAAGCAGGCCTCGCTGATCCTGGCCATGATCACCATCGCGACGCCGTACGCGATCTGGGTGCTCAAGCAGGCGTCGGACAAGTTGCCGCTCGAGCTCGACGAAGCCGCGCGCATCGATGGCGCCTCGCCGTGGCAGCTGTTTCGCCTGGTGTACCTGCCGCTGATGACGCCGTCGATGGTGGCGGTGGGCACCTACGCGTTGCTGCTGGCCTGGAACGAATACCTGTACGCCTTCCTGCTGCTGTCCAACGACAGGAGCGTCACGCTGGCGGTCGCGCTGGGCAACTTCCTCGCCGCCGACGACTCGCCGTGGGAGCTGCTGATGACCACCGGCCTCATCTACGCGCTGCCGCCGGCGGCGATCTATTACGCGTTCAAGCGCTACATGGTCTCCGGCCTCACCGCCGGCGCAGTCAAGAGCTGA
- a CDS encoding lysophospholipid acyltransferase family protein produces the protein MLTLFRWLSRWPLWLLHVMGGALGWLSYVLSPLYRRRFQDNARQAGVSGPPSRAAIAEAGRLLTELPYLWMRPASRSILRHVTWEGDGLIDDAHARGQGIVFLTPHMGCFEVTAQAYAERYAARHGPITVLYRPARKAWLRELVDTARERPGLAAAPATLAGVRQMMRALRRGEAVGLLPDQVPPHDMGVWAPFFGRPAYTMTLAARLAQQTGAALILAWGERLAHGRGYVVHLSRFDEALPTGGEGQAESAAAVNRAMERLIRQRPQQYLWGYDRYKTPRGTAPTDGAAAPHRRD, from the coding sequence ATGCTCACCCTGTTCCGCTGGCTGTCGCGCTGGCCCTTGTGGCTTCTGCACGTGATGGGCGGCGCACTCGGTTGGCTGAGCTACGTGCTCTCACCGCTCTACCGCCGCCGCTTCCAGGACAACGCCCGGCAGGCAGGCGTGTCCGGGCCACCGTCGCGGGCGGCGATCGCCGAGGCCGGCCGGCTGCTGACCGAGCTGCCCTACCTCTGGATGCGCCCGGCGTCGCGCTCCATCCTTCGGCACGTGACCTGGGAGGGCGATGGGCTCATCGACGACGCCCACGCGCGCGGCCAGGGCATTGTCTTCCTCACGCCGCACATGGGCTGCTTCGAGGTCACCGCGCAGGCGTACGCCGAGCGGTACGCCGCCCGGCACGGCCCGATCACCGTGCTGTACCGGCCCGCGCGCAAGGCCTGGCTGCGCGAGCTGGTCGACACCGCGCGGGAACGGCCCGGGCTGGCCGCCGCGCCGGCTACGCTGGCGGGCGTGCGGCAGATGATGCGGGCCCTGCGGCGCGGCGAGGCGGTCGGGCTGCTGCCCGATCAGGTCCCGCCCCACGACATGGGCGTATGGGCGCCATTCTTCGGCAGGCCTGCATACACGATGACGCTGGCGGCGCGGCTCGCGCAGCAGACGGGCGCGGCGCTCATCCTCGCCTGGGGCGAGCGGCTGGCGCACGGGCGCGGCTACGTGGTGCACCTGTCGCGCTTCGACGAGGCGCTGCCGACGGGCGGCGAGGGTCAGGCAGAATCCGCCGCGGCCGTGAACCGGGCCATGGAGCGCCTGATCCGGCAACGGCCTCAGCAGTACCTGTGGGGCTACGACCGCTACAAGACACCACGCGGCACCGCCCCCACCGACGGCGCGGCGGCGCCGCATCGAAGGGACTGA
- the metK gene encoding methionine adenosyltransferase has protein sequence MTNDFLFTSESVSEGHPDKVADQISDAILDAIFAQDPRSRVAAETLCNTGLVVLAGEITTNAHVDYIQVARDTIKRIGYDNTEYGIDYKGCAVLVAYDKQSNDIAQGVDQASDDHLNTGAGDQGLMFGYACDETPELMPAPIYYAHRLVERQAQLRKDGRLPFLRPDAKSQVTLRYVNGKPHSIDTVVLSSQHSPEMSDGKKMKPAFTEAVIEEIIKPVLPKEWLKETKFLINPTGRFVVGGPQGDCGLTGRKIIVDTYGGACPHGGGAFSGKDPTKVDRSAAYAARYVAKNIVASGLARQCQIQVAYAIGVARPMNVTVYTEGTGVIPDDKIAALVNEHFDLRPKGIIQMLDLLRPIYAKTAAYGHFGREEPEFSWEKTDKAKTLRAAAGL, from the coding sequence GTGACGAACGATTTCCTTTTCACTTCCGAGTCGGTCTCGGAGGGCCATCCGGACAAGGTGGCCGACCAGATCTCCGATGCGATCCTGGACGCCATCTTCGCGCAGGACCCGCGCTCGCGCGTCGCCGCGGAAACGCTGTGCAACACCGGCCTCGTGGTGCTGGCCGGTGAGATCACGACCAACGCCCACGTCGACTACATCCAGGTCGCCCGCGACACCATCAAGCGCATCGGCTACGACAACACCGAGTACGGCATCGACTACAAGGGTTGCGCCGTCCTGGTGGCCTACGACAAGCAGTCGAACGACATCGCGCAGGGCGTCGACCAGGCGAGCGACGATCACCTGAACACCGGCGCGGGCGACCAGGGCCTGATGTTCGGCTATGCCTGCGACGAGACGCCCGAGCTGATGCCCGCGCCCATCTACTACGCGCACCGCCTCGTGGAGCGGCAGGCCCAGCTGCGCAAGGATGGCCGCCTGCCCTTCCTGCGCCCGGACGCCAAGAGCCAGGTCACCCTGCGCTACGTCAACGGCAAGCCGCACAGCATCGACACCGTGGTGCTGTCGAGCCAGCACTCGCCCGAGATGAGCGACGGCAAGAAGATGAAGCCCGCGTTCACCGAGGCGGTGATCGAGGAGATCATCAAGCCGGTGCTGCCGAAGGAATGGCTCAAGGAGACCAAGTTCCTGATCAACCCGACCGGCCGATTCGTCGTCGGCGGCCCGCAGGGCGACTGCGGGCTGACCGGCCGCAAGATCATCGTCGACACCTACGGCGGCGCGTGCCCGCACGGCGGCGGCGCCTTCTCCGGCAAGGATCCCACGAAGGTCGACCGCTCGGCGGCCTACGCGGCGCGCTACGTGGCGAAGAACATCGTCGCTTCCGGCCTGGCGCGCCAATGCCAGATCCAGGTGGCCTACGCCATCGGCGTGGCCCGGCCGATGAACGTGACGGTCTACACCGAAGGCACCGGCGTCATCCCCGACGACAAGATCGCCGCGCTGGTCAACGAGCACTTCGACCTGCGTCCGAAGGGCATCATCCAGATGCTGGATCTGCTGCGCCCGATCTATGCCAAGACCGCCGCATACGGACACTTCGGCCGCGAGGAGCCGGAGTTCTCGTGGGAGAAGACCGACAAGGCGAAGACGCTGCGCGCCGCAGCCGGCCTGTAA
- a CDS encoding 6-phosphofructokinase produces MTTSKILIAQGGGPTAVINQSLVGAVLAARRSRQIDVVYGARHGVRGIVNEDLVDLTQETTDNLERVAATPASALGSTRDKPDVKYCQEIFKVLRAHEIGQFFYIGGNDSSDTVRIVSEEARKAGYPLRCMHIPKTIDNDLVGNDHTPGFPSAARFVVQAFAGANLDNAALPGVYVGVVMGRHAGFLTAAAALARKYPDDGPHLVYLPERSFSTERFLADVKAVHDRLGRCIVAVSEGIHDASGTAIASQLAKTVERDAHGNVQLSGTGALADLLCDQIKDQLKIKRVRGDTFGYLQRSFLGCVSDVDQREAREAGERAVQYALSGATDGSVAITRTGDYAVGYSLLPLETVAGKTRVMEDDLIAASGTDVTDAFRRYLQPLLGAGMPEASRLRAPAVAKVLNAGR; encoded by the coding sequence ATGACCACGAGCAAGATCCTGATCGCGCAAGGCGGCGGCCCCACCGCGGTGATCAACCAGTCGCTGGTCGGCGCCGTGCTCGCCGCACGTCGATCCCGCCAGATCGACGTCGTCTACGGCGCACGCCACGGCGTGCGCGGCATCGTCAACGAGGACCTGGTCGACCTGACGCAGGAAACGACCGACAACCTGGAGCGTGTCGCGGCCACGCCGGCATCGGCGCTGGGCTCGACGCGCGACAAGCCCGACGTCAAGTACTGCCAGGAGATCTTCAAGGTGCTGCGCGCCCACGAGATCGGCCAGTTCTTCTACATCGGCGGCAACGACTCTTCCGACACCGTGCGCATCGTCAGCGAGGAAGCCCGCAAGGCGGGCTACCCGCTGCGCTGCATGCACATCCCGAAGACCATCGACAACGACCTCGTCGGCAACGACCACACGCCCGGCTTCCCGTCCGCCGCGCGCTTCGTGGTGCAAGCCTTCGCCGGCGCGAACCTGGACAACGCCGCGCTGCCAGGCGTGTACGTCGGCGTCGTCATGGGCCGCCACGCCGGCTTCCTGACGGCGGCCGCCGCGCTGGCCCGCAAGTATCCCGACGACGGCCCCCACCTGGTCTATTTGCCGGAGCGAAGCTTCTCGACCGAGCGATTCCTCGCCGATGTGAAAGCCGTCCACGACCGGCTGGGCCGCTGCATCGTCGCCGTCTCCGAAGGGATCCACGACGCGTCCGGCACGGCGATCGCGAGCCAGCTCGCCAAGACGGTCGAGCGCGACGCGCACGGCAACGTGCAGCTGTCCGGCACCGGCGCGCTGGCCGACCTGCTGTGCGACCAGATCAAGGACCAGCTGAAGATCAAGCGGGTGCGCGGCGACACCTTCGGCTACCTGCAGCGCTCCTTCCTCGGCTGCGTGTCCGACGTCGACCAGCGCGAGGCACGCGAAGCGGGCGAGCGCGCCGTGCAGTACGCGCTGTCCGGCGCCACCGACGGCTCGGTGGCGATCACGCGCACCGGCGACTACGCGGTCGGCTATTCGCTGCTGCCGCTCGAGACGGTCGCCGGCAAGACGCGGGTGATGGAAGACGATCTCATCGCTGCCAGCGGCACCGATGTGACCGACGCCTTCCGCCGCTATCTGCAGCCGCTGCTGGGCGCGGGCATGCCGGAGGCCTCGCGGCTGCGCGCACCGGCGGTCGCCAAGGTGCTCAACGCCGGGCGCTGA
- a CDS encoding DUF799 domain-containing protein, translating to MNAKRAFLWVCVAGLMVLGGCATKAPPHDYSAWMKAKPATLLVMPPVNDSPDIKATSSVWSHATQPLSEAGYYVLPVTLVDETFRQNGVQTASDAHDIPYTKLRDVFGADAAVYIRVKRYGTSYAVVSSETRVDVEARIVDLRSGALLWQGQAFASSAEQQQQSQGGLVGLLVTAVVKQIIGTATDAAYNYAGIANARMLAAPRYNGVLAGPRSPLYGQPPPSQ from the coding sequence ATGAATGCGAAACGAGCTTTCCTGTGGGTCTGCGTCGCGGGCCTCATGGTCCTTGGCGGCTGCGCGACGAAGGCGCCGCCGCACGACTACTCGGCATGGATGAAGGCCAAGCCCGCGACCCTGCTCGTCATGCCGCCGGTCAACGACTCGCCCGACATCAAGGCCACATCCAGCGTGTGGTCGCATGCGACGCAGCCGCTGTCCGAAGCCGGGTACTACGTTCTGCCGGTGACGCTGGTCGACGAGACCTTCCGGCAGAACGGCGTGCAGACGGCAAGCGACGCGCACGACATCCCGTACACCAAGCTTCGCGATGTGTTCGGCGCCGATGCCGCGGTGTACATCCGGGTCAAGCGCTACGGCACCAGCTATGCCGTCGTCTCGAGCGAGACCCGGGTCGATGTCGAGGCCCGCATCGTCGACCTGCGCAGCGGGGCGCTGCTGTGGCAGGGGCAGGCCTTTGCGTCGTCCGCGGAGCAACAGCAGCAGTCGCAGGGCGGGCTGGTGGGGTTGCTGGTGACCGCCGTCGTGAAGCAGATCATCGGCACCGCCACCGATGCGGCATACAACTACGCCGGCATCGCCAACGCGCGCATGCTCGCGGCGCCCCGCTACAACGGCGTGCTGGCCGGGCCGCGCTCGCCGCTGTATGGGCAGCCGCCTCCGTCGCAGTAG
- a CDS encoding DUF4810 domain-containing protein encodes MIGTAALRRLAIAGCAMGLAACATKVAPLYQWETFPRQQYDTLLRAGSSPVEQIRLMEAQAEKARGAGAQLPPGFRAHLGMLHLDTGNADQARQLWQAEKVAFPESSPYMDRLLKRLDTPTKNDTAARKGSPA; translated from the coding sequence ATGATCGGCACTGCCGCGCTGCGCCGGCTGGCAATCGCCGGCTGCGCGATGGGCCTGGCCGCCTGTGCCACGAAGGTCGCGCCGCTCTACCAGTGGGAGACCTTCCCGCGCCAGCAGTACGACACGCTGCTGCGGGCCGGCTCCAGCCCGGTCGAGCAGATCCGCTTGATGGAGGCCCAGGCCGAGAAGGCGCGTGGCGCCGGCGCGCAGCTGCCGCCCGGATTCCGCGCCCACCTGGGCATGCTTCATCTCGACACCGGCAACGCCGACCAGGCGCGCCAGCTGTGGCAGGCCGAAAAGGTGGCGTTCCCCGAGTCGTCGCCTTACATGGACCGGCTGCTCAAGCGCCTGGACACCCCCACGAAGAACGACACCGCCGCAAGGAAAGGCAGCCCGGCATGA
- a CDS encoding lipid A biosynthesis acyltransferase has product MGSRLLLAIFWLLHWLPLPLLAGLGRGVGWLLYGLAASRRAIATRNVELCLPHLPAAQRRALVREHFEWLGRSIVERGLLWYASPDRLRRLIRVEGDVSLAERSERPVMWLVPHFMALDVAGAATQLFQRQQVASIYQEQSDPVMDAAIRRGRLRFNQGEVFPRSDSAKPLIRAIRKGWAFFNLPDMDFGERDAAFVPFFGVPAATLLAPSRMARALDMVVQPVVAEMLPRGAGYRVRFLDPWTDFPSDDPLADTAAMNRWIESEIRRNPAQYLWVHKRFKTRPAGEPSLY; this is encoded by the coding sequence TTGGGCTCTCGCCTGCTGCTCGCGATCTTCTGGCTGCTGCACTGGCTGCCCCTGCCGCTGCTGGCCGGGCTGGGCCGCGGCGTCGGCTGGCTGCTGTACGGCCTGGCCGCCTCGCGCAGGGCGATCGCCACCCGCAACGTCGAGCTGTGCCTGCCGCACCTGCCCGCCGCGCAGCGTCGCGCGCTGGTGCGCGAGCATTTCGAATGGCTGGGCCGCAGCATCGTCGAGCGCGGCCTGCTGTGGTATGCCTCCCCCGATCGACTGCGCCGCCTGATTCGGGTCGAGGGCGACGTGTCGCTCGCCGAGCGCAGTGAACGGCCGGTGATGTGGCTGGTGCCGCACTTCATGGCGCTCGACGTCGCCGGCGCGGCGACGCAGCTGTTCCAGCGCCAGCAGGTCGCATCGATCTACCAGGAGCAGAGCGACCCGGTGATGGACGCTGCAATCCGCCGCGGGCGGCTGCGCTTCAACCAGGGGGAGGTGTTCCCGCGCAGCGATTCGGCAAAGCCGCTGATCCGTGCCATCCGCAAGGGGTGGGCGTTCTTCAACCTGCCCGACATGGACTTCGGCGAGCGCGATGCCGCCTTCGTGCCCTTCTTCGGCGTGCCGGCGGCGACGCTGCTCGCACCTTCACGCATGGCCCGCGCGCTCGACATGGTGGTGCAGCCGGTCGTCGCCGAGATGCTGCCGCGCGGGGCCGGCTACCGCGTTCGCTTCCTCGATCCGTGGACCGACTTCCCGAGCGACGACCCGCTGGCCGATACCGCCGCGATGAACCGATGGATCGAGTCCGAGATCCGGCGCAACCCGGCCCAGTACCTCTGGGTGCACAAGCGCTTCAAGACGCGGCCTGCGGGAGAACCCTCGTTGTATTGA
- a CDS encoding CsgG/HfaB family protein: MRQPRSAAFAAVCVLALAGCATETSRSVQVEKVQSAAAPYTGARLPISVGKFDNRSSFMRGVFSDGVDRLGSQAKTTLVSHLQQTQRFSVLDRDNMDETKQEARLQGAAQTLRGASYVVTGDISEFGRKEVGDHQFFGILGRGKSQVAYAKITLNIVNSLTSEVVFSARGAGEYELSNREVLGFGGTAGYDATLNGKVLDLAMREAVNTLVAARDAGQWGQEVRR; encoded by the coding sequence ATGCGTCAACCTCGCTCGGCCGCGTTTGCGGCCGTCTGTGTTCTCGCCCTGGCGGGCTGCGCCACGGAAACGTCGCGCAGCGTGCAAGTCGAGAAAGTTCAATCCGCCGCCGCGCCGTACACGGGCGCGCGTCTGCCGATCTCGGTGGGCAAGTTCGACAACCGCTCGAGCTTCATGCGAGGCGTGTTCTCCGACGGCGTGGACCGGCTGGGCAGCCAGGCCAAGACGACGCTGGTGTCGCATCTGCAGCAGACGCAGCGCTTCTCGGTGCTCGACCGCGACAACATGGACGAGACCAAGCAGGAGGCCCGGCTCCAGGGCGCCGCGCAGACGCTGCGGGGCGCGTCGTATGTCGTCACCGGCGACATTTCCGAGTTCGGCCGCAAGGAGGTCGGCGACCACCAGTTCTTCGGCATCCTCGGTCGCGGCAAGAGCCAGGTGGCGTACGCGAAGATCACGCTGAACATCGTCAACAGCCTCACGTCCGAGGTCGTCTTCTCGGCGCGCGGCGCCGGCGAATACGAGCTGTCGAACCGGGAGGTGCTGGGCTTCGGCGGAACGGCCGGATACGACGCCACGCTCAACGGCAAGGTTCTCGACCTGGCCATGCGCGAGGCGGTGAACACCCTGGTCGCCGCCCGGGATGCGGGGCAGTGGGGCCAGGAGGTGCGTCGATGA
- a CDS encoding DoxX family protein, whose protein sequence is MNAKPAFLSPWQPQLLAVLRIVSAYIFLLHGTAKLLHWPHIAMFDNVDPFSMTGIAGILELVGGILLLIGLFTRPVAFVLSGEMAAAYFIGHASRGAPLLPVINQGDAAVLYCFVFLYLAAAGPGTWSVDTARARTRAAPT, encoded by the coding sequence ATGAACGCCAAACCCGCCTTCCTCTCCCCCTGGCAGCCGCAACTGCTCGCGGTGCTGCGCATCGTCAGCGCCTACATCTTCCTGCTGCATGGCACGGCCAAGCTGCTGCACTGGCCGCACATCGCCATGTTCGACAACGTCGATCCGTTCTCGATGACGGGCATCGCCGGCATCCTCGAGCTGGTCGGCGGCATCCTGCTGCTCATCGGGCTGTTCACCCGACCGGTGGCCTTCGTGCTGTCGGGCGAGATGGCGGCGGCCTACTTCATCGGCCACGCCTCGCGGGGCGCGCCCCTGCTGCCGGTGATCAACCAGGGCGATGCGGCGGTGCTGTACTGCTTCGTCTTCCTGTACCTCGCCGCCGCGGGTCCGGGCACCTGGTCAGTGGACACCGCGCGCGCCAGGACGCGGGCCGCGCCGACCTGA
- a CDS encoding sugar ABC transporter permease produces MSPWQAWGLIMIAPYVLIFIAFVLYPVGYGLWLARHPASYVRLFDDPIFYRTVVNTLVFLIVGINIKMMLALFLSGFFVHERVWIRWLSLLFILPWAVPSIPTILSIRFMLNPEWGLINSLIFRFTAADGPNWLQQPTLALALSITVHIWKSLPFWTLILVAGRLAIPNEMYEAAAVDGASRWQKFRFITWPSLRTLYLTSTLLSTIWTLGDFNSVYLLTGGGPADLTHVMATLGLRYLRLDQVDLSMATIVCALPLVLPLVYFMMKRLSK; encoded by the coding sequence ATGTCGCCGTGGCAGGCGTGGGGGCTGATCATGATCGCCCCCTACGTGCTCATCTTCATCGCGTTCGTGCTGTACCCGGTGGGCTATGGCCTGTGGCTCGCACGCCATCCGGCCAGCTACGTGCGCCTGTTCGACGATCCCATCTTCTACCGCACGGTCGTCAACACGCTGGTGTTCCTCATCGTCGGCATCAACATCAAGATGATGCTCGCGCTGTTTCTCTCGGGCTTTTTCGTGCATGAGCGGGTGTGGATCCGCTGGCTGTCGCTGCTGTTCATCCTGCCGTGGGCGGTGCCGTCGATCCCGACGATCCTGTCGATTCGCTTCATGCTGAACCCCGAGTGGGGCCTCATCAATTCGCTGATCTTCCGCTTCACCGCCGCCGACGGCCCGAACTGGCTGCAGCAGCCGACGCTCGCGCTGGCGCTTTCCATCACGGTGCACATCTGGAAGTCGCTGCCGTTCTGGACGCTGATCCTCGTCGCCGGACGCCTCGCCATCCCGAACGAGATGTACGAAGCGGCGGCCGTCGACGGCGCGTCGCGCTGGCAGAAGTTCCGCTTCATCACCTGGCCGTCGCTGCGAACCCTCTACCTCACGTCGACGCTGCTGTCGACGATCTGGACACTGGGCGACTTCAACAGCGTCTACCTGCTGACCGGCGGCGGGCCGGCCGATCTCACGCACGTCATGGCCACGCTCGGGCTGCGCTACCTGCGGCTCGATCAGGTCGACCTGTCGATGGCGACCATCGTCTGCGCGCTGCCGCTGGTCCTGCCGTTGGTCTACTTCATGATGAAGCGCCTGTCGAAATGA
- a CDS encoding flagellar basal body rod protein: MNSLTSIAQSGLNAALFRLDAAAGSVARASVRQDVQGAGTTEDLADDLVQQVVAAYAFKANLKVIQTQQDMLGSLLDVTA, from the coding sequence ATGAACTCGCTGACCTCCATTGCGCAATCCGGCCTGAACGCCGCCCTGTTCCGCCTGGATGCGGCGGCCGGCAGCGTCGCCAGGGCATCCGTTCGGCAGGACGTGCAAGGCGCCGGGACGACAGAAGATCTTGCCGACGATCTGGTGCAGCAGGTGGTGGCGGCCTATGCGTTCAAGGCGAACCTGAAGGTGATTCAGACCCAGCAGGACATGCTGGGCAGCCTGCTCGACGTCACGGCGTAA